In one window of Hyla sarda isolate aHylSar1 chromosome 1, aHylSar1.hap1, whole genome shotgun sequence DNA:
- the LOC130296518 gene encoding oocyte zinc finger protein XlCOF6-like isoform X4, which produces MKRDRNKMADRIINLTLQILFRLTGEDYTLVKNASSGHCQAPGPPPHSLIHEEMDEQIILEFTNKMIELLTGEVPIRCQDVAVYFSMEEWEYVEGHKDQYKDQVMMEDQQPLTSAVRSSKRTAAERCPRPLLPQDQLINKGEDLKYINAPDIKEEEETDVRGDEQYKEDIPTGKDLNCSNAPDIKEEETDVSGDEQYKEDIPTGKDLNCSNAPDIKEEETDLSSDEQYMEDMSTDDCTGRSEENLISSYYKADDDITQDTYEEHSIIPDTPSALHSQDLSSHPFILVLSSDPSQAVTQNKSYKRSDENQRAHTKDKPNLVQQRRSHIGKNKYSCSECDQCFSCRSDLYRHQKIHTGKLFSCSECGKCFSRKYTLIEHQKIHTGEKPFSCSECGKCFTMKLGLVEHQVIHTGEKPFLCSECGKCFSRKCTLIEHQRIHTGEKPFLCSECGKCFTVKSSLVDHLTTHTGVKPFSCSEFGKCFNLKSSLVGHMRTHSGTKPFSCSECGKCFTFKSTFTKHQRIHTGEKPFACSECGNCFAHQQTLVQHQRTHTGEKPFVCSECGKCFSSKSRLDRHQITHSGNKPFSCSECEKYFFEKSCLLQHLKCHTGETPFLCTECGKCFTQKPYLLKHQRTHTGEKPFSCQECGKCFTRKCTLIEHQTIHTGEMPFSCPECGKGFARKFNLIEHQTVHTGVKPFLCPECGKGYTRPSRLFQHQKIKHHTGK; this is translated from the exons gttcctataaggtgtcaggacgtggcggtctatttctccatggaggagtgggagtatgtagaaggacacaaggatcagtacaaggatcaggtgatgatggaggatcagcagcccctcacatcagcag tcagatccagtaagagaacagcagcagagaggtgtccccgtcctcttcttccacaggatcag CTTATCAATAAGGGTGAAGATCTGAAATACATTAATGctccagacataaaggaagaagaagagacagatgtgagaggtgatgagcagtataaggaggacattcctacagggaaagatctgaactGTAGTAATGctccagacataaaggaagaagagacagatgtgagcggtgatgagcagtataaggaggatattcctacagggaaagatctgaactGTAGTAATGctccagacataaaggaagaagagacagatctgagcagtgatgagcagtatatggaggacatgTCTACAG ATGACTGTAccgggagatcagaggagaatcttatatcttcatattataaagcagatgatgatatcacacaagatacatatgaagaacattccattatcccagatacaccctcagcccttcacagccaagatctgtcatctcatccttttaTACTCGTCCTGTCTTCTGATCCATCACAGGCTGTTACACAAAATAAAAGCTACAAAAGAAGTGATGAAAATCAAAGAGCTCACACAAAGGACAAACCAAATCTGGTTCAACAGCGGAGGTCTCATATAGGGAAGAAcaaatattcatgttcagaatgtgatcaGTGTTTCAGTTGTAGATCAGATCTATACAGAcatcagaaaattcacacaggaaaattattttcttgttcagaatgtgggaaatgtttttctcgGAAATATACTCTTATTgaacatcaaaaaattcacacaggagagaagccattttcatgttcagaatgtggaaaatgctttactATGAAATTAGGCCTTGTTGAACATCAagtaattcacacaggagagaagccatttttatgttcagaatgtgggaaatgtttttctcgGAAATGTACTCTTAttgaacatcaaagaattcacacaggagagaagccatttttatgttcagaatgtgggaaatgttttacagtaAAATCCAGCCTTGTTGATCATCTAACAACTCACACAGGagtgaagccattttcatgttcagaattcGGCAAATGTTTTAATTTGAAATCCTCTCTTGTGGGGCATATGAGAACACACTCAGGcacaaagccattttcatgttctgaatgtggcAAATGCTTTACCTTTAAATCTACTTTTActaaacatcaaagaattcacactggggagaagccatttgCATGTTCTGAATGTGGTAACTGTTTTGCTCATCAACAAACTCtagttcaacatcaaagaactcacacgggggagaagccatttgtatgttctgaatgtgggaaatgtttttctagTAAATCACGTCTTGATAGACATCAAATCACTCATTCAGGAAATAAAcccttttcatgttcagaatgtgaaaaataTTTCTTTGAGAAATCATGCCTTCTTCAGCATCTTAAATGTCACACAGGAGAGACGCCATTTTTAtgtacagaatgtgggaaatgttttactcagaaaccaTATCTTCTTaagcatcaaagaactcacacaggggaaaagccgttttcatgccaagaatgtgggaaatgttttactcggaaatgTACTCTTATTGAACATCAaacaattcacacaggagagatgccattttcatgcccagaatgtgggaaaggttTTGCTCGGAAATTTAATCTTATTGAACATCAAACAGTTCACACAGGAGTGAAGCCATTTTTatgcccagaatgtgggaaaggttATACCCGCCCATCACGTCTCTTTCAACATCAAAAAATAAAACATCACACAGGGAAATAG
- the LOC130296518 gene encoding oocyte zinc finger protein XlCOF6-like isoform X3, which yields MKRDRNKMADRIINLTLQILFRLTGEDYTLVKNASSGHCQAPGPPPHSLIHEEMDEQIILEFTNKMIELLTGEVPIRCQDVAVYFSMEEWEYVEGHKDQYKDQVMMEDQQPLTSAVRSSKRTAAERCPRPLLPQDQDQLINKGEDLKYINAPDIKEEEETDVRGDEQYKEDIPTGKDLNCSNAPDIKEEETDVSGDEQYKEDIPTGKDLNCSNAPDIKEEETDLSSDEQYMEDMSTDDCTGRSEENLISSYYKADDDITQDTYEEHSIIPDTPSALHSQDLSSHPFILVLSSDPSQAVTQNKSYKRSDENQRAHTKDKPNLVQQRRSHIGKNKYSCSECDQCFSCRSDLYRHQKIHTGKLFSCSECGKCFSRKYTLIEHQKIHTGEKPFSCSECGKCFTMKLGLVEHQVIHTGEKPFLCSECGKCFSRKCTLIEHQRIHTGEKPFLCSECGKCFTVKSSLVDHLTTHTGVKPFSCSEFGKCFNLKSSLVGHMRTHSGTKPFSCSECGKCFTFKSTFTKHQRIHTGEKPFACSECGNCFAHQQTLVQHQRTHTGEKPFVCSECGKCFSSKSRLDRHQITHSGNKPFSCSECEKYFFEKSCLLQHLKCHTGETPFLCTECGKCFTQKPYLLKHQRTHTGEKPFSCQECGKCFTRKCTLIEHQTIHTGEMPFSCPECGKGFARKFNLIEHQTVHTGVKPFLCPECGKGYTRPSRLFQHQKIKHHTGK from the exons gttcctataaggtgtcaggacgtggcggtctatttctccatggaggagtgggagtatgtagaaggacacaaggatcagtacaaggatcaggtgatgatggaggatcagcagcccctcacatcagcag tcagatccagtaagagaacagcagcagagaggtgtccccgtcctcttcttccacaggatcaggatcag CTTATCAATAAGGGTGAAGATCTGAAATACATTAATGctccagacataaaggaagaagaagagacagatgtgagaggtgatgagcagtataaggaggacattcctacagggaaagatctgaactGTAGTAATGctccagacataaaggaagaagagacagatgtgagcggtgatgagcagtataaggaggatattcctacagggaaagatctgaactGTAGTAATGctccagacataaaggaagaagagacagatctgagcagtgatgagcagtatatggaggacatgTCTACAG ATGACTGTAccgggagatcagaggagaatcttatatcttcatattataaagcagatgatgatatcacacaagatacatatgaagaacattccattatcccagatacaccctcagcccttcacagccaagatctgtcatctcatccttttaTACTCGTCCTGTCTTCTGATCCATCACAGGCTGTTACACAAAATAAAAGCTACAAAAGAAGTGATGAAAATCAAAGAGCTCACACAAAGGACAAACCAAATCTGGTTCAACAGCGGAGGTCTCATATAGGGAAGAAcaaatattcatgttcagaatgtgatcaGTGTTTCAGTTGTAGATCAGATCTATACAGAcatcagaaaattcacacaggaaaattattttcttgttcagaatgtgggaaatgtttttctcgGAAATATACTCTTATTgaacatcaaaaaattcacacaggagagaagccattttcatgttcagaatgtggaaaatgctttactATGAAATTAGGCCTTGTTGAACATCAagtaattcacacaggagagaagccatttttatgttcagaatgtgggaaatgtttttctcgGAAATGTACTCTTAttgaacatcaaagaattcacacaggagagaagccatttttatgttcagaatgtgggaaatgttttacagtaAAATCCAGCCTTGTTGATCATCTAACAACTCACACAGGagtgaagccattttcatgttcagaattcGGCAAATGTTTTAATTTGAAATCCTCTCTTGTGGGGCATATGAGAACACACTCAGGcacaaagccattttcatgttctgaatgtggcAAATGCTTTACCTTTAAATCTACTTTTActaaacatcaaagaattcacactggggagaagccatttgCATGTTCTGAATGTGGTAACTGTTTTGCTCATCAACAAACTCtagttcaacatcaaagaactcacacgggggagaagccatttgtatgttctgaatgtgggaaatgtttttctagTAAATCACGTCTTGATAGACATCAAATCACTCATTCAGGAAATAAAcccttttcatgttcagaatgtgaaaaataTTTCTTTGAGAAATCATGCCTTCTTCAGCATCTTAAATGTCACACAGGAGAGACGCCATTTTTAtgtacagaatgtgggaaatgttttactcagaaaccaTATCTTCTTaagcatcaaagaactcacacaggggaaaagccgttttcatgccaagaatgtgggaaatgttttactcggaaatgTACTCTTATTGAACATCAaacaattcacacaggagagatgccattttcatgcccagaatgtgggaaaggttTTGCTCGGAAATTTAATCTTATTGAACATCAAACAGTTCACACAGGAGTGAAGCCATTTTTatgcccagaatgtgggaaaggttATACCCGCCCATCACGTCTCTTTCAACATCAAAAAATAAAACATCACACAGGGAAATAG